One part of the Melopsittacus undulatus isolate bMelUnd1 chromosome 17, bMelUnd1.mat.Z, whole genome shotgun sequence genome encodes these proteins:
- the LOC101867625 gene encoding feather keratin 1-like isoform X2 produces MSVLYLPLPCLQVKLYHPDMSCFSPCMPCQPCGPTPLANSCNEPCVRQCQDSIVAIQPSAVVVTLPGPILSSFPQNTAVGSSTSAAVGSILSSEGVPINSGGFGLSSLGLSSLGGRFCGRRCPPC; encoded by the exons AT GTCCGTGCTCTACTTGCCCCTGCCCTGTCTCCAGGTGAAGCTCTACCATCCAGACATGTCCTGCTTCAGTCCATGCatgccctgccagccctgcggCCCAACcccgctggccaacagctgcaatgagccctgtgtcaggcagtgccaggactcCATCGTCGCCATCCAGCCCTCTGCCGTGGTGGTGACCCTGCCCggccccatcctcagctccttccctcagAACACCGCCGTGGGCTCCTCCACCTCCGCTGCCGttggcagcatcctcagctctgAGGGAGTGCCCATCAACTCCGGGGGCTTTGGCCTCTCCAGCTTGGGCCTCTCCAGCTTGGGCGGCCGCTTCTGTGGCAGGAGGTGCCCCCCCTGCTAA
- the LOC101867625 gene encoding feather keratin 1-like isoform X1 — protein sequence MAETKPQLVPSGGCFALEVSLLENYCLCAVTVGLGLCRSSIKAGTSPHSLIHCSHLHLLENKVKLYHPDMSCFSPCMPCQPCGPTPLANSCNEPCVRQCQDSIVAIQPSAVVVTLPGPILSSFPQNTAVGSSTSAAVGSILSSEGVPINSGGFGLSSLGLSSLGGRFCGRRCPPC from the exons ATGGCAGAAACCAAACCCCAGCTGGTGCCATCAGgtggttgttttgctttggaggTGAGTCTGCTGGAAAATTACTGCCTGTGTGCAGTGACTGTGggcctggggctgtgcaggagCAGTATAAAAGCAGGAACTTCTCCTCACTCTCTCATCCACTGCTCTCACCTCCATCTCCTTGAGAACAAG GTGAAGCTCTACCATCCAGACATGTCCTGCTTCAGTCCATGCatgccctgccagccctgcggCCCAACcccgctggccaacagctgcaatgagccctgtgtcaggcagtgccaggactcCATCGTCGCCATCCAGCCCTCTGCCGTGGTGGTGACCCTGCCCggccccatcctcagctccttccctcagAACACCGCCGTGGGCTCCTCCACCTCCGCTGCCGttggcagcatcctcagctctgAGGGAGTGCCCATCAACTCCGGGGGCTTTGGCCTCTCCAGCTTGGGCCTCTCCAGCTTGGGCGGCCGCTTCTGTGGCAGGAGGTGCCCCCCCTGCTAA
- the LOC101881458 gene encoding feather beta keratin-like isoform X2 yields MGLGQCSRRIKAGTSHSLIHCSRLHLLENKVKLYHPDMSCFSPCMPCQPCGPTPLANSCNEPCVRQCQSSTVVIEPSPVVVTLPGPILSSFPQNTAVGSSTSAAVGSILSSEGVPINSGGFGLSSLGLSGLGGRNCGRSCLPC; encoded by the exons ATGGGCCTGGGGCAGTGCAGCAGGCGTATAAAAGCAGGAACTTCTCACTCTCTCATCCACTGCTCTCGCCTCCATCTCCTTGAGAACAAG GTGAAGCTCTACCATCCAGACATGTCCTGCTTCAGTCCATGCatgccctgccagccctgcggCCCAACcccgctggccaacagctgcaatgagccctgtgtcaggcagtgccagagcTCCACTGTCGTCATTGAGCCTTCCCCCGTGGTGGTGACCCTGCCTGgtcccatcctcagctccttccctcagAACACCGCCGTGGGCTCCTCCACCTCCGCTGCCGttggcagcatcctcagctccGAGGGAGTGCCCATCAACTCCGGGGGCTTTGGCCTCTCCAGCCTGGGCCTTTCTGGCTTGGGTGGCCGCAACTGTGGCAGGAGTTGTCTTCCCTGCTAA
- the LOC101881458 gene encoding feather keratin 1-like isoform X1, with product MGLGQCSRRIKAGTSHSLIHCSRLHLLENKVKLYHPDMSCFSPCMPCQPCGPTPLANSCNEPCVRQCQDSIVAIQPSAVVVTLPGPILSSFPQNTAVGSSTSAAVGSILSSEGVPINSGGFSLSGLGLSGLGSSFCGRRCPPC from the exons ATGGGCCTGGGGCAGTGCAGCAGGCGTATAAAAGCAGGAACTTCTCACTCTCTCATCCACTGCTCTCGCCTCCATCTCCTTGAGAACAAG GTGAAGCTCTACCATCCAGACATGTCCTGCTTCAGTCCATGCatgccctgccagccctgcggCCCAACcccgctggccaacagctgcaatgagccctgtgtcaggcagtgccaggactcCATCGTCGCCATCCAGCCCTCTGCCGTTGTGGTGACCCTGCCCggccccatcctcagctccttccctcagAACACCGCCGTGGGCTCCTCCACCTCCGCTGCCGttggcagcatcctcagctccGAGGGAGTGCCCATCAACTCCGGGGGCTTTAGCCTCTCCGGCTTGGGCCTCTCTGGCTTGGGCAGCAGCTTCTGTGGCAGGAGGTGTCCCCCCTGctaa
- the LOC117435840 gene encoding feather keratin 1-like, which yields MSCFSPCMPCQPCGPTPLANSCNEPCVRQCQDSVVAIQPSAVVVTLPGPILTSFPQNTAVGSSTSAAVGSILSSEGVPINSGGFGLSSLGLSGLGSRFCGRRCPPC from the coding sequence ATGTCCTGCTTCAGTCCATGCatgccctgccagccctgcggCCCGACcccgctggccaacagctgcaatgagccctgtgtcaggcagtgccaggactcTGTCGTCGCCATCCAGCCCTCTGCTGTGGTGGTGACCCTGCCCGGCCCCATCCTCACCTCCTTCCCTCAGAACACCGCCGTGGGCTCCTCCACCTCCGCTGCCGttggcagcatcctcagctccGAGGGAGTGCCCATCAACTCCGGGGGCTTTGGCCTCTCCAGCTTGGGCCTCTCCGGCTTGGGCAGCCGCTTCTGTGGCAGGAGGTGCCCCCCCTGCTAA
- the LOC101881458 gene encoding feather beta keratin-like isoform X3, producing the protein MSCFSPCMPCQPCGPTPLANSCNEPCVRQCQSSTVVIEPSPVVVTLPGPILSSFPQNTAVGSSTSAAVGSILSSEGVPINSGGFGLSSLGLSGLGGRNCGRSCLPC; encoded by the coding sequence ATGTCCTGCTTCAGTCCATGCatgccctgccagccctgcggCCCAACcccgctggccaacagctgcaatgagccctgtgtcaggcagtgccagagcTCCACTGTCGTCATTGAGCCTTCCCCCGTGGTGGTGACCCTGCCTGgtcccatcctcagctccttccctcagAACACCGCCGTGGGCTCCTCCACCTCCGCTGCCGttggcagcatcctcagctccGAGGGAGTGCCCATCAACTCCGGGGGCTTTGGCCTCTCCAGCCTGGGCCTTTCTGGCTTGGGTGGCCGCAACTGTGGCAGGAGTTGTCTTCCCTGCTAA